Proteins encoded in a region of the Streptomyces akebiae genome:
- a CDS encoding DUF4253 domain-containing protein, with translation MATLPNPLPQLAADPSGRVLGLEIPLPQGRLIDTTDEGPWHEPLLWCADEPAAPGAWAAVQPARRTAGLLPVLLDVGGAQGGPQEWELLPGEMSYPGDHDADEVLAEFWDACATTDDPDWPGLGKAPTPAPEAVTDPDVLAAETADALVEDPARLKDPRLALVPARRSADIPAAIGWTGPTNHENDVARLCAVLRSWEDRFGIRVVALAYDHLVLSVATPPTTEAEAEALAAEHFAFCPDNIWQGTADGTRGSYARTLLREPLWSFWWD, from the coding sequence ATGGCGACACTTCCCAACCCGCTGCCCCAGCTGGCGGCCGACCCGAGCGGGCGCGTGCTCGGGCTTGAGATCCCGCTCCCGCAGGGGAGGTTGATCGACACGACGGACGAGGGCCCGTGGCACGAGCCGCTGCTGTGGTGCGCGGACGAGCCGGCGGCGCCGGGCGCCTGGGCCGCCGTCCAGCCCGCCCGCCGTACGGCGGGCCTGCTCCCGGTGCTGCTGGACGTCGGCGGCGCCCAGGGCGGGCCCCAGGAGTGGGAGTTGCTGCCCGGCGAGATGTCCTACCCCGGCGACCACGACGCCGACGAGGTCCTGGCCGAGTTCTGGGACGCCTGCGCCACCACGGACGACCCCGACTGGCCGGGCCTCGGCAAAGCCCCGACGCCCGCCCCGGAGGCGGTGACCGACCCCGACGTCCTCGCCGCCGAGACCGCCGACGCCCTCGTCGAGGACCCGGCACGGCTGAAGGACCCCCGCCTCGCCCTGGTCCCCGCCCGCCGCAGCGCCGACATCCCGGCGGCCATCGGCTGGACCGGCCCGACGAACCACGAGAACGACGTGGCGAGGCTCTGCGCGGTCCTGCGCTCCTGGGAGGACCGCTTCGGCATACGCGTCGTCGCCCTCGCCTACGACCACCTCGTCCTCTCCGTGGCCACCCCGCCCACCACCGAGGCCGAGGCCGAAGCCCTGGCGGCCGAACACTTCGCCTTCTGCCCCGACAACATCTGGCAGGGCACGGCCGACGGCACCCGCGGTTCCTACGCCCGCACCCTCCTCCGCGAACCCCTCTGGTCCTTCTGGTGGGACTGA
- a CDS encoding aminotransferase-like domain-containing protein — translation MGAVDAVRAAYDVGFVAKTRAGGGSGDEGGAGAGAAVPGFAERVAAVGGSPVRDILAVTSRPEVVNFAGGLPAPELFDTEGIAAAYRDVLAESAGRALQYATTEGEPVLRAALAARYGARGLATGADGVLVTTGSQQALSLLATALLEPGDVVLVEDPCYLAALQAFRFAGARVVAVPGDAHGVDPVALEESVVRHRPKLFYTVPTFQNPTGRTLPAERRAAVASVAARRGLWIVEDDPYGELRFEGDRVPWIASYPGAEDRTALLGSFSKVMAPGMRLGWLRAPAGLRRACAVAKQAADLHTPTVNQLAAARYLADRDLDAHVVRVADAYRERRDTMLAGLAEALPAGSTWNRPEGGMFLWARLPSSHDTTALLPRVVARDVAYVPGAPFYAGEPDRSTLRLCFVTQTPEEIREGLRRLGVGLRG, via the coding sequence ATGGGTGCCGTGGATGCCGTGCGTGCCGCGTATGACGTGGGGTTTGTCGCGAAGACGAGGGCCGGGGGCGGTTCGGGGGACGAAGGTGGGGCGGGCGCCGGGGCGGCCGTGCCCGGCTTCGCGGAGCGGGTCGCGGCCGTCGGCGGTTCCCCCGTTCGAGACATCCTCGCCGTCACCTCGCGTCCCGAAGTCGTCAACTTCGCCGGTGGACTGCCCGCGCCGGAGCTGTTCGACACGGAGGGGATAGCCGCCGCCTACCGCGATGTGCTCGCCGAGTCCGCGGGGCGCGCACTGCAGTACGCGACGACCGAGGGCGAACCGGTGCTCCGGGCGGCGCTCGCGGCGCGGTACGGGGCGCGCGGGCTGGCGACCGGCGCGGACGGAGTGCTCGTCACCACCGGCTCGCAGCAGGCGCTGTCGCTGCTCGCCACCGCGCTGCTGGAGCCCGGGGACGTCGTCCTGGTCGAGGACCCCTGCTATCTCGCGGCACTCCAGGCGTTCCGGTTCGCGGGGGCGCGGGTGGTGGCCGTGCCGGGCGACGCGCACGGGGTGGACCCGGTGGCGCTGGAGGAGTCGGTGGTACGGCACCGGCCGAAGCTCTTCTACACCGTGCCCACCTTCCAGAACCCGACCGGGCGCACGCTCCCCGCCGAGCGGCGGGCGGCCGTCGCCTCCGTGGCCGCCCGGCGCGGACTGTGGATCGTCGAGGACGACCCCTACGGCGAACTCCGCTTCGAGGGCGACCGGGTGCCGTGGATCGCCTCGTACCCGGGCGCCGAGGACCGTACGGCGCTACTGGGCTCCTTCTCCAAGGTCATGGCCCCCGGGATGCGGCTGGGCTGGCTGCGCGCGCCCGCGGGGCTGCGGCGGGCGTGCGCGGTCGCCAAGCAGGCGGCCGACCTGCACACGCCGACCGTCAACCAGCTCGCCGCGGCGCGCTATCTGGCCGACCGTGATCTGGACGCCCATGTCGTCCGGGTCGCCGACGCCTACCGGGAGCGGCGCGACACCATGCTCGCGGGCCTCGCCGAAGCGCTCCCGGCGGGCTCCACGTGGAACCGTCCCGAGGGCGGCATGTTCCTCTGGGCCCGCCTCCCCTCCTCCCACGACACCACCGCGCTGCTGCCGCGCGTCGTCGCGCGGGACGTGGCGTACGTGCCCGGGGCGCCCTTCTATGCCGGCGAGCCCGACCGGTCGACGCTGCGGCTGTGCTTCGTGACGCAGACGCCGGAGGAGATCCGGGAGGGGCTGCGGCGCCTGGGGGTGGGGCTGCGGGGATGA